The Gemmatimonas aurantiaca T-27 DNA segment AGTCGTGCCTCGGTGAACCAGCGCGGACCAAGCACCGGATCCGGCGGTGCCATGCGGTCCCCACCCACCAGGACCTCACGCCACGGCGCATCGGCAGGTCCGGGACCATCGGCCATGATATCGGCCGCACGCCACACTTCCTGCCAGAAACGTTCGGGATGTTCCACCGACCATCGCTGCAACGCGTGCGCGTCACGTACGGCGGCAGGCACCACCTCGCGTTGCGTCAGATCCTGCAGAAACTGCTGCAAGCGTGTCGCGGCGACCGCGTCCGCGCTCGGCGTCCAGAGTGGCAAAGAATCAGTCACACCACAAAAGGCAGGGGGAAACGATCAGCGCACTTCGTGCTGGGCGAGCATCACGGCACGGCATCCTGGGCCGTGCGCTTCGCAGTACCAGCCGTGGCGATCGTGAAAAACCAGGTGGGGGGCGTCATTCGGCCGCAGTCGCACCCGCACAAGATGCTCCACCCCGGTACGCGGCCCCACGATGGATCGCGCATCGAGCACGTCCACCACGGGCGTCACCGGAAAGAGATCGAGTTGGGTGGGAGCGAACACCTGAGCGTCGTCGTCCGCACGGCGGTTCGACGATCGACGAGGCGGGCTCATCGCGGGCCCTGACGAGTCATGCTCCAATCCTCGCTACGGTACGTCTCCTGCGCCAGCGGGGTGCCCCCGTGGCCCCCCTCATCGGGGCATGCGGGTCATGTCAGGCATCCATCACGGCCTGTACATCGAGCGGAATGCCGCCATCGGCCGGTCCGCGCGAAGCCCAGGACACGGCGAAGAACACCAGCAGCGACGCCACCAGTGCGATCGCGGTGGCCGTCACACCGGCGGGGAATGTGAACGTCTTGAAGTAGGCCAGCGTCTCGAGTCCGAGCGTGACCACCATGCCCGTGGCGATGGACCAGAGCGCGCCGGCCCGCGTGGCCCCCTTCCAATTGAGACCGATGGCCAGCGCCGGCACGAGCGTGGAGGCAAAGAGTCCCCATCCAAAAATGCCGAGAAAGGCCACCACCGCGCCGGACCATTGTGCCACCGCCGCGGATACGAGCGTGATCACCACGGTCCAGATGCGGCCCCATCGCAGTTCGTCGCGCACGCGCCACCCGAAGGCCACCGGCAAGTCATGGGTGAATGCCGCGGCTCCGATGCTCATGAAAGAGTTCACCGTGCTCATGATGGCGGCGGCCACCGCTGCGAACACCAGCGCCGCCAACGGCACGGGCGTGAACTGCAGCAGAAACGCCGGCGTGGCATCGTCCGCACGCAGCAACGGTGCCGCCCGGCCCTGCAGTACCAACGCTTTCATCGCCAACCCGACACCCACGAACAGCAACAGCGTGAGGGTGAGGGCGATGGTCATCATCGTGGGATACCACTTGAGCTTCCGCGCATCCCGCAGCATGAAGTACTTGTGCGCAACATGTGGTTGGCCAATGGCTCCCAAGCCAAACACAAAGAAGAACGACAGCGCCGCCAGCGGCGACAGCTTGCCCCATGGGGAAAGCAGCACCGGATCGTGGGCCAGCAACGTGCGCGAGATCTGTGACAGTCCGCCCGCGCTATCGAGCGCCAGCCAGAAGACCAGTGTCGAGGCACCCGCCATGAGAGCGCCCTGAAACACATCGTTGTAGATGCCCGCCAGAATGCCGCCAGATACCGAGTACGCCAGGACCACGAGCGTGCCGATCCAGATGGCCGTGCCCAGCCCCACATGAAACGTCGCGTCCACCACGAGACCGAGGGCCAGCAGATTGGTGGCCATGTAACTCACCACCGCCAGAATGATCGCGACCGCAGAAAGCCCCTGCGCAGCGGGTGAGGAATATCGTGCGCCGATGGCGTCAGGGATGGTGATCATCTCCCGGACTTCCGCCAGCAGACGCAGACGCTTGGCCAGCATCCACGCGCCCATGGTGTTGGTGAGTGACGCCGGCAGGATGATGAACACCGCCCCCAGTCCCAGTGTGTACACCAGGCCAGGACCACCGATGAATGCAAAACCGGAGAGCGTGGCCGCCATGGCCGAAATGGCCAACGTGAACATGCCGATGCCCTGACCGGCCACAAAAAAGTCGGATGCCGATCGGGTACGGCGGGTGGCCCAGATGCCGATGATCGCCACGACAACGAAGTAGGCGATACCGACACCGGCGATGACGGGGCGCGCGTCGTCGGGAATACTCGACGCTTGCTGCAACGCCAGGAACGTCGCGACCGGTGCAAACGCGGTCACGATACGCGTCCGTCGCCAGGCGATGCCACGTCCTTCGCCTGCACGGCGTGGCGTGCTGCCTGCCGCGCCGCGCGAACCCTGGCGATATCCTCGTCGGACAGCGTCAGCGCATCGAACGTGAAGGCGTACGCCACCGGCAACACGAACAGCGGCAGCAGGCCCACACCGTACAGCACCACGGCAGCGCGTGGCGGAAGTCCCAGCCACAGCGTGCTGGTCACGGTATCGGAGGGCAAGGTCAGCGCGAGCAGGAAACCACCGGCCACCAGCACGAACACCAGTGCCATCGGCCACACCAGACGCCCGAGTGGCTTCCCGTCGCGGGCGGCGCCCAGCACCATCGTGGCCATCATGCAAAACGGCAGGGCCACCGCCATGAGGTACGGCCCCCAAACCGACACCGACGGGGGCAGGAACGCGGAGGCGTAGGCGAGCGCAATGCCCACCGTGCCAAGGACCGTGGCACGCAGCGCCATGCGATGCACGGGCGCGTTCGGGGTATGGGCATCGGTGACAGTCATGACCATGATCAATATCACGGTGACCGGCGGAAGCGCAGCTATCTTTCGGAGACCATGAACGCCTCCCCCACCCTCACTCCCCCTACACGCAACTGGTTGCGTGCTGGTGCCTCGGCGCCGGCCCCCCGCCGTCAGCGCAGTGTCTGGGTACGTGTGCTGGTGGCCCTGACCAGTACCACGGCGGTGTTTGCGACAGCCGGTGTAGTGGCCGCGGCGGCCGTGATTCCTCCCGTTGGCGCACGTCGTACGGCCCGCGACGCCGCGCTACGGGAGATCGGCGCCCAAGTGGGGACCGGCGAGCAGATTGTCGCACAGGCGTTTGCCTCACAACGCCGCTGGACGGACATGTGGCGCGAATCGTTCGGGGTGGTGGTGGCCACCGATCGCCGGCTGCTGTACGTGGGGGCTCCTCCCACCCCGCTGCTCAAGCCCCGGGATGACGGCCCCCTCGAACTGCTCGTGGAGAGTTATCCCTACGACGCGGCGTTCACTCTCGAGCCCCGCACGATCTGGCGTGGTCGGGGACGGGGTCTCGTGTTGCGCACACCGGCCGCGCAAGTCGACTTCATTGTCGACGACCGCAGTTGGGTCAGCGCCCAGCGTGTCGCGGTGGCCAGCGCCAAGGCCCGCGGGGTGGTATCGCGTGAGATCGAACAACTCGATGCGACCTTGCGCGCGCCGGCGCCAGTCGCAGCGGAGTACGTCTTCCACGTCGTGCGGCGTGGGGAAACGCTGACCGGACTGGCCAGGCGTTTTGGCACATCACCGGATGTCCTGCGCCAACTCAATCAACTCTCGCAGGACGGCATTCGGGTCGGGCAGCGACTGCGGGTGCCCAAGGTCGACGTGGAAGATTCCACGGCAACGCCGTAACACGAGCGTCGCAGCAGAACGCGAAGGGGGAACGGCCCGGTGTGGAGTCTCGAAACTCGCGACTCACCACCAGCCGTTCCCCGGTATTCGCGATCAGCAGATCGTTACCAGCCGAGCACCAATGCAAACACCAGCGGCGCGACAATACTCGCATCGCTCTCGATGATGTACTTCGGCGTTTCGATGCCGAGTTTGCCCCACGTGATCTTTTCGTTCGGCACCGCGCCGGAATACGAACCATACGACGTGGTCGAATCGCTGATCTGGCAGAAGTAGCCCCACAGCGGCACTTCCGTGCGCTGCAGATCCTGATGCAGCATCGGCACCACGCAGATCGGGAAGTCGCCCGCGATGCCGCCGCCGATCTGGAAGAAGCCCAGCGACGCCGTCTTCGTGACTTCGGTGTAGTGCTCCGCGAGATACATCATGTACTCGATGCCACTGCGCACCGTGTGCACGTTCTTGATGTTGCCATCGATCACGTGCGACGCGAAGATGTTGCCCGTGGTCGAGTCTTCCCAGCCCGGCACGATGATGGGCAGGTTCTTCTGCGCCGCGGCCAGCATCCACGAGTTCTTCGGATCGATCTGGTAATACTGCTCGAGCTTCCCGCTCAGCAGGATGCGATACATGAACTCGTGCGGGAAATACCGCTCCCCCTTCTGGTCGGCCGCCGTCCATTCATCGAGGATGGCCTTCTCGATGCGCCGGATCGCTTCCGCTTCGGGAATGCAGGTGTCCGTCACACGATTGAAGTGACGCTCGAGCAGTCCCTGCTCCTGTTCCGGCGTCAGGTCGCGGTAGTTGGGAACCCGCTCGTAGTGATCGTGTGCGACGAGGTTGTAGATGTCCTCCTCGAGATTCGCACCGGTACAGGTGATGGCGTGCACCTTGTCCTGGCGGATCATCTCCGCGAGGGACAGGCCAAGCTCCGCCGTGCTCATCGCACCGGCGAGCGTCACCATCATCTTGCCACCCTGGTCGAGGTGGCGGACATATGCATCACTGGCATCGATCAATGCCGCGGCATTGAAGTGCCGGTAGTGATGACGGAGAAACGCCGAAACCGGCGCAGCAGAAGACTGGGTCATGATGGGATTCGGTATCAGGATCGGGCGTCTTGTGCCCCCAATCTAATCGTGCGGCCCATCGCCGCCGACGCACGGTCAGCGGCGATCGTTCGCTCGAAAACTGCCCGCTGTACTGCGCCGCATACCCAGCCACGCCGCCCCCACCGCCAACGCGATGGCCACGGCGTTGAATCCGACCACACTCGCGCCCACCGCCAGCACCACGCAGAGCACCGCCGCGATGCGGGCGCCGGCCGCCTCGGTTTCCCGTTGCTGAGGCCCCTGCAGCAGATCGGCCGCCCGTGCCCCACCCCACCCGAGGCCGGTGGCTTCACCCTGCACCACCAAGTCGCTGGCGACGCCCATACCGGGCGTACGGGGAGTGAACGCCCGCCCGTCCCGGATGCCTTCGAATCCGGCGCCGGGTGTGTACATCACGCTGTTGGCCGCCGCGCTGGGGGCACCGGCCAGGTCCGCCGCATCGGAACGCACTTCGGGAGCGTCCGTCAGGAGAGACAACCCGAACCGGACCGGCAGCAGGGCCGCTCCATCCCGCTCGTTCCGCACAATGCCGGCGGAAGACATCGTCCAGTCCACCCCGGTGTCCGTGCGTCCGCGCTGTGGCGAGGACTCGGCTGCCTGATCCGGGCCGCCGCGCGCGCCATCCAGCAACGCCTGCACCAGACGACGTGCCCCTGGCGCCACGGCAATGCTCGACCGCTGCCAGAGACGCAGGGCCTCGGCCGGATCATGGCGACGGAGGGCGGCCAGCAGGGCGGCCAGTCCCACCGAGGGCGTTGGCCGCATCACCGTACTGGCCTCCAGGTGCCGGGTGGCATCGAGCAATTGACCGATCAGGGTACGCGCCGCGTGCGCCTGCTCCGGTGTGCAACTGCCCATCAGTGTGCCGCCCGCCGAAAGCGCGCGCATGAGTACCCGCATATCGGCGGTGGGAAGCCCCTCGGGACGCCGCACCAGGCGCGCCCCCAATGACGCGAAGGCATGCTCCACCAGGTCGCCACCGTCGGTGGGTGACCAGCGCACGGATTCATCCACTGCGGCGGCATCGATCTCGTCGTCCAGACCCGGCCCAGCCGCGCGGGTCGTGTCGCGGGGCGTGGTACGGCTGATCGGTTCGTCGTCGGCGGGCAGGTCGATGAACGACACCACCGACGCAAACCCCTCATCGTCGGCGGAGATCGTTTCGCGGGACTCGCGGCGTGCGCGATCGGTGGCCACGGTGCGCAGCACCGCCCGCGCCCATCCGACGGCCGGGTGATCGACAAATTGCTGCTGAACCGCCGCAACGATCTCGCTGGCGTCACTGAGATGCCCCTGGCGGGCCAGCACCACCGCCTGCTGCAAACGCAGCACCGGGTCCTCAGGCGCCGCGTCGAGGGCGTTGGTGAGGGCGGCCCGCGCACCGGACCAGTCTCCCGTCATGGCGCGGGTGACCGATTGCAGATAGCGCAGCGCGAGCGAGGTGGGTCGCAGGTCCAACCCTTCGCTGGCCACCCGTTCGCCTTCGCCAGGCAACCCCAGCACGGTCAGGGCTCCGGCGCGGAGGTACCACCCCTCCTCACTGCGCTGAGCGCCGCTCCAAACATCGTCGAGCGCCGCCAGCGCGTCCCCCGGGAGTTGACGCAGCAAGGCGGTCCGTGCCTGCGCGAGCCCCATCGCGGTGGCCCCACGCGGAAGGGGTTCGCGCGTCTCGAGCAGATCCGCCGTCTCGAACAGCGCATCCAGCGGAAGCCCACTGCGCGACAGCGGTCCGTCTGTCCCGATCCGTTCGGTCGATACCGTCGGGGTAACCCGAACAACCGCGCGTGCGCCTCCGACCGGCCGCGTAGACGTGGCCGGTGTAATCGGTGTGCCCCGAAGGCCGGGGACGCCGTTCACGTTGGAGGACATGCAGAGGAGTATCGGCGGATGGGGCCCGTTCCTGCACCCCCGCCGACGGTTTGGAGCGGGGTCTAGAGCAGCGCTTCGATCAGCGCCGACTCCTCATCGACCCGGACATACCCCCCGACTTCGTTCAGCCAGCGGTAGGCGCTCCCGTCGCGATCCAGGGCCAACTGGCGGCGGGTCACGCTGTGCTCGTACACCCGGAGCTCCCCCACATCCACCGGCCCTTCCACGAACCCCACGAACCAAAACGCCGCTGCCGCTTCAGACGCGGCCGTGCCGAACACAGCGGCCAAGGCCTTCTGCAGAGGCGACCAGTCGGGTGGCTGGTACTGGGGGAAGATGTCGGAATCATTCATGATCTGTCCGCAGGACGCCCCGAAAAATCGGGCGTCACGGATCGTCACAGGGAAGGCCGCCCGCGTTCACAAGTGGCAGTGACGCGCATCGCAAATGGCGCGGGCGCACCGATCTTCGTGTATAGCCAGGCGCCGCCGCCGATGCGACGACCGCAGAGCGACAACGACTATGGCTGACGCGAACGGAGGTGATTCCGCACAAACCGTTGCGTGTCGGCCAGCGATTCCCGCGCCTCGGGCAGCACTCCGGAAAAGAACTGCCACACATGCGGCACGCGGGGCCAGAGCCGGAGCTCCACGTCGACGCCAACGGCACGCGCGTATTCGGTCAGACGCACGGAATCATCGCGCAATACTTCGTCGGTGCTGGCATGCACCAGCATGGGCGGAAAGCCGGAGAAGTCTCCGTACAACGGCGACACATAGGGAGACCGTGGGTCCGCCTCGCCGAGATAGAACGCCGCCGCTCGTCGGATGGTGACGGCCGCGAACATCGCACAGCGATCACTGTTCTCTTCGAGCGACGCGCCGGTGGCTGCCAGATCCGTCCACGGCGAGTAAGTCACGATCGCCGCCGGCAACGGCCAGCCGCGATCCCGCGCGGCCAGCAGCATCGCCAACGCCAGCCCTCCCCCTGCGGAATCTCCGGCCACGATCAATCGGGACGGGTCGACCTGCCGCTGTTCGAGGAGATAGCGGTACGCCCCCAAGGCATCGTCGAGCGCATACGGATATTGGTGCTCAGGTGCCAGTCGGTACGCCGGCACAAAGACCTGCGCCTCCAACCGCTGCGCCAACGCGCCGGCGAGCGAACGATGCGTCTCCGGCGAGCAACCAATGAAGCCTCCCCCATGCAGATACAGCACGGTCGGCCCTTGCGCCTGGGCATAGGTGGCGCCTTCGAGGCGTTCACCGCCAACCCACGTGTGCTGGGGTGGCAGGTGCGCATACCGGGCACCGGTGGCGCGCGCCATCAGGCGCCGCGCCACGCGTGGGCGGCCCATGTTGGTGCGCACCCACTGCGGATCAATCGGACGCAGCGCGTGCGGGCGCATGCGCACCCGCACGAGACGTTCAACCCAGAAAGACTGCCAACTCGCCGCCATGATCAATCATACCCACATGGCCGCAGAGGTTCACGAAACACTCCCGCAGACGTGCCTCAGACGCCGACCTGCTTCTCCACGCGATCCCGATAGTGGCGGCTCAGACGCAGGCGGGTGCCGTCTTCGAGAATCACCACATAGTCACCGGAGAACCACTGCTGCATCTCGCGCACCCGATTGAGGTTCACGATCGTGGAGCGGTGAATGCGCGCAAACACACGCGGATCGAGCGTCTCTTCGAGATGACTGATCCGCTCGCGGATCGTGTGCGCCTGCTTGCCCACGTGCAACCGCACGTAGTTCCGGTCCGCTTCGATCCAGTCGATTTCGGTGGTCTTCACGAAGAACATCCGGCCATCCTGTTTCACCAGGATGCGGCTGGCATACCGTCCGGCTCCGCCGCCCTGCGTGCTCGTAGCACCGGCCGTCGGCGCCGGCGCGAGCGCCGTGCCGCCACTGCCGGCTCCGCCCAGACCCAGCGCACCACCGAGGGTGCTGCCCAGCAACGACGTCGCGTTGTCGCTGTTGCCATCGGCCAGACGACGCACCGTTTCCAGCAACTCACCCAGCCGTTCGGCAGCGACGGCGTGCGCACGCTGGCGACGCGCCTTGTCGAACGCCGAACGGAAACGATCCGCGTCCACCGGCTTGAGCACGTAGTCCACGGCGTGGACGTCGAAGGCCCGCTGCGCATGTTCATCGTAGGCGGTGATGAACAGGACCATCGGCACATGGCCGCCCTCGAGTTCGCGCAACACGCCAAACCCGTCCAGGCCAGGCATCTGCACATCGAGGCAGACCAGATCCGGCTGCAACTCGCGAATCAGCCCGACGGCCTCGTGGCCACTCTCTGCCTCGCCCACCACTTCCACATCCGCCTCGTTCTGCAGCAGGCGCCGCACACGCTGACGGGCCAATGCCTCGTCATCGACGATCAGGACTCGAACGCTCACCTTCTTCCCTCCGGTTGACTGGTCGGCATCACCACGAAAATGCGCTGAGAGGTCCGATGGGCCGGTGATGCCTGACCGGGCCGCCGCGCAGAATTGCACCTGATTCGGGGGAATGACCTCCTCGATCGGGCACACGCGGGACTCGCGCTCGGCGGACCCCTCCGTGTCGTACTACGTTGCCCGATCGGCGCGGGTTCCAGCTCCGCTGGTATTCTCACCGTCCGCCCCGGCCGGCATCGACCCCGCTTGCCAGACCGTACACGACGTCGCTGCTTCCCTATATGGCTTCTCCCACTCAGCCGTTGACGATTGCCGACGAAGGCCTGCGCCTCCGTCGGGTGACTCGCATTCTGTTTGCCGCCGTCTGGATCATCCCGGCGGTGCTCGCGTCCCTGCAGATGACGCTGGTGGGCGATGCCTCGGGTGCCCACTACGGCATCGGCACCGCCCTGATCTGGCAAGGCTCCACCTGGCTGCTGTGGAGCCTGTGGTCGCAACTGATCCTGACGCTCGTCGACCGGGTGAAGCTCGACACCGCTCGCCTGCTGCCGTGGCTGACCGTGCACATCGTCGCCAGCGCGCTGGTGTGCATCATCGACGTGTTTGTCATCGCCTGGCTCGACCACGTCTTTGGCGCGGTGGGTCAGGTGACCAGCTACGCCTTCACGCTGCGGGTCGTGCTGGTCAACCACCTCGACTTCCAGGTGGTGCTGTACTGGGCCGTATTGGGCGCCGCCTACATGGTGGAGTTCGTGCGCCGCTACCGTGAGCGCGATCGCGCCGCCACCGAACTCGAACAGAAGCTCGCGCGGACCCAACTCGAAGCCCTGCGCATGCAGCTCAATCCGCACTTCCTGTTCAACGCCCTCAACTCGGTGGCCGAGCTGATGGAGATGGACGTGCGGGAAGCCCAGCGCACGCTCACCCGCGTCAGCGATCTGCTGCGCCTGTCGTTGCGTTCGGCCGGCCAGCCGATGATTCCCGTCTGGCAGGAGATCGAGCTCGTGGAGCTCTATCTGCAGATCGCGCGCGTGCGGTACGGCGCCGGCCTCGAAGCCGACATCACGGTCGACCCGTCCATTGTCGACGACATGGTGCCCAGCTTCCTGATGCAGCCGCTGGTGGAAAACGCCCTCAAGCACGGATTGGCACCGGGTCATCGGGATCAATGCATTGAGGTCAGGGTGGGACGGCAGGGGAGCACGATCGAGATCGTAGTGCAAGACAACGGCAAGGGTCTGGATGGTTTACTGACCACGAGCGGCAGATTTCTTGCCGCGGTCCCTTCGGTGGACGGGCTCGGGATCGGTCTCACGAATACCCGATCCCGCCTCACCATGCTCTATGGCGACCGGTATGCGTTTCGTATGAGCAACCTGCCCACCGGCGGATGTCGCGTGGAAATCCGGTTGCCGATGGAGCCGCGCTAGCGGAGTTCGAGACTCCGGAGCAGCGACGCCAGCCCGGCCTGCCACACCAGCGGTTGCCCGGGCAGATCGTTGCGCGGAGTCCGGAGCAGCGTACGAATATCGTCGTCGCGCAGGAGCGCCTGTGCATCGATCGCGCTGAGCAACAAGGGCGTGCGCTTCACCCACAGCCCTTCGGCGGCAATGCGCACCGCCTTGCCCTGCCCGTCCACCACGGCCCCGGTCAACTGAATCACGCTCACCGGGGTTTCCAGGGACGTCAGCCACGGCAACGACGCTTCATGGGCGGCGCCCAATGTGACGTACTTGCTGCCAGTGATCCCCCGCTGGCGCGGCAGATACTGGCCAATCTCCAGGGTGATGACCACGGCATGGGTGGCCTGCGCACTGTCGAGACGCTGCCGCAGCGCGGCCTTCCATGCTGGCGACGGATTGGCGACCGCCAACCGATGGAAGGTGCCCTGCCGGCCGAGCGTTTCGCCGGGATCGAGGACGTCGCACTCCTGCTGGTTCAGCGACGGGCACCCGAACTGCACATCGGGCGGCGTCAGCCCGTCGCCTCGGAGCGGCGCGACCACCGCGCCAGCAGCGAGCGAATCGAGATGCTGCTGCATCGCGGTCAACAACTGCTGCAGCGGCGCATCGCTGGCCGCCGCCCCAGGTTCCATGAACGCGGGCTGTGTGGCGCCGGCCTGCCAGGCGAGGGGCAACACCACCACCGCCCCCCGGTGCGCGGGAAGCGACTTGCCGGCCACCCATGGCGCTCCGCGCAGCATCTTGTCGCCCACACCGCTGCCCACGGTGGCACCGGTGGATCCTGCACCACTCGCACACGCCATGACCCCCAACGGGGCCGCCATGCGCAATAATGTCTTCAAGGGACGTGACAACATGACCACCTCGGGGTAATTCGTATCGGTCATCGCGCCATCGAGCAGGTCGACGTCAGCGATCAGGTGTCGTGCCATACCCGTGCAGCAGCAGTGCGGTCACGCGAGTCCGACTTTCCGGCAGTCCGTCGTCATCCGACCTTTCGCCACATTCCCAATGACATCCGACGCATCCTCCCGTAGTGCCACGCCGATCGCCGCCGCCATCCTCGCCCTGGGCGTGCTGGCGGGAGGATTTCTGATCGGCAATGGGTTCGCCCGCATGCGCACCGCCGACCGTACGGTGTCCGTGAAAGGCGTGTCGGAACGGGAAGCGCAGGCCGATCTGGCCATCTGGCCGTTGCGCCTCGTCGCCACCGACGACGACCTGGCGCGTGCCAATGCGTCGCTCGAGCGCAACGTCGAACAGGTGCGTGCTTTCTTGAAGCAACACGGGCTCGATTCGGCCGGCACGGAAATCACGATGCAGGAGTTCTCCGTGCAGGACGGTCGCACCATGGGCGGTTACGGCAACAGCGCGCGCTATGTCATCCGGCAAACCCTCGTCGTGCGTTCCACGCGCGTGGACGTGGTGCAGGCCGCGAGTCAGCGCGTACCGGAGCTGGTGCGCAACGGCGTGGTCCTGTCGTCGGGTCAGGAATACGGCGGTGGCGGACCGACGTTTGTCTTCACCAAGCTCAACGACCTCAAGCCGGCCATGATCGCCGAAGCCACGGCCCGGGCCCGCGAAGGGGCCGAGCAGTTCGCCAAGGATTCCAAGAGCTCACTCAGCGGCATTCGCACAGCGAGTCAGGGCGTCTTCGAGATTCTCCCCCGCGACCAGGCCATGGGTATCAGCGAGGAAAGTCAGGTGGTCAAGCGCGTACGGGTGGTGACGACCGTGGTGTACGGTCTCGATCGTTGAGTGCACGACGCACCGCTTCCCTGAGGGTGCTGGCATTGAACGGCTTGCTGATCAGCGCGGTGCCCCGCTCCAGTTCATCCTGCACCGCCTGCACGTCGCCATAGCCGGACATGAGCAGGACCGGGATGCCGGGGGCGCGTCGACGGACCGCCCCCGCGAGTTCCACGCCGCTCGTCCTCGGCATCACCACGTCGCTGAGGATGAGATCGAAGGCGCCATTGTGCGCCTCGAACAGCTCCAGCGCTTCCCCGCCGTCACGCGCCACGTGCAGTTCGTAGCCATCACTGGCGAGCACCCGCTCCACCACCGCGCGGACCGCCTGTTCATCGTCCACCACGAGGACACGCTCGACGGTCTTGGTGACAGGCAGGGCGATGTCGGATGGTTCTTCTCCATTCTCCGACAATGCCGCCGGCAGGTAGATCCGGAACTCCGTTCCCTTCCCGAGCTGCGTCTCCACGGCGATGTGACCGTGCGCTTCCTGCACGATGCCAAACGCCGAGGACAATCCAAGGCCGGTGCCTTTGCCCACCGGCTTGGTGGTGAAAAACGGCTCGAAGATGCGTGACAGCACGTCTTCAGCAATGCCCATTCCCTGATCCCGCACTGCCAGCACCACCCACCGCCCCGGGGCGATATCGACCCCCTGATCCCGGTGCATGGATGCCAGGTTCACAAAGCCCGTACGCACCGTGATGCTGCCGCCATCCGGCATGGCATCACGCGCATTGGTGGTCAGGTTGAGCAGCACCTGCTCCAACTGCCCAGGGTCGATCACCACCGCCGGAAGGTCCGGCATACAGCGGGTGGTCAGGGTGACGGTCTGGGGCAGCAGACGGGTGAGCATCGATGCCATCGAGCCAATCAAGGCGCCGGCATCCACCACGCGGGGTTGCATGACCTGCTTGCGGCCAAACGCGAGCAACTGTGCGGTGAGTTCCGCGGCCCGCGTGGTGGCCATGTGCATTTCGGTCAGCAAAGGCTCGGAGGCACTGACCGTACCCGGACGTTGCATCAGCATTTCGCAGTTGGCACGGATGACCGTGAGCAAATTGTTGAAATCGTGTGCGATGCCACCAGCCAACACGCCGACGGCTTCCATCTTCTGTGCCTGGTGCAACTGGGTCTCGCGCACCGCGAGCGCTTCGAGTGCGCGGCGACGCTCGGTGATGTCCGCGAAGTACACCGCGAGCCCGTGTCGCGCCGGAACCACGCGCATCATGAACCAACGTTGTGCTTCGGGTACCATCGCTTCGATCTCGAGCGACTGGTGCGTCACCGCCGCCTGACGCAACGCGGACTCGAATGGCGTATGCACCATGCGCGGCAGCACGCTCCACAGGTCCTGACCGATGACCTGGTCCCGGTCGATACAGAGCGCTGCCGCGCCCGCTTCGTTCATGAAGCTCACGCGCCATTCCCGGTCGATCGCTGCCGCCCCTTCCAGCATGTGGTCGAGAATGTCGGCGGTACGTTCCGGCAATCCTTCCGCCTGCGCGCACCCTTCGGACGACCGTCCGCGGCGTTCCTGGTAGCCGAGTTCCGCCCGCAGTTCGATTTCGCACACGGCGACGCGCGCCAGATCCGCCAGGATCGCTTCCTCGAACGATGTCCATTCACGCGGCGTGTGCGTGATGGC contains these protein-coding regions:
- a CDS encoding LytR/AlgR family response regulator transcription factor, with the protein product MSVRVLIVDDEALARQRVRRLLQNEADVEVVGEAESGHEAVGLIRELQPDLVCLDVQMPGLDGFGVLRELEGGHVPMVLFITAYDEHAQRAFDVHAVDYVLKPVDADRFRSAFDKARRQRAHAVAAERLGELLETVRRLADGNSDNATSLLGSTLGGALGLGGAGSGGTALAPAPTAGATSTQGGGAGRYASRILVKQDGRMFFVKTTEIDWIEADRNYVRLHVGKQAHTIRERISHLEETLDPRVFARIHRSTIVNLNRVREMQQWFSGDYVVILEDGTRLRLSRHYRDRVEKQVGV
- a CDS encoding alpha/beta hydrolase, which gives rise to MAASWQSFWVERLVRVRMRPHALRPIDPQWVRTNMGRPRVARRLMARATGARYAHLPPQHTWVGGERLEGATYAQAQGPTVLYLHGGGFIGCSPETHRSLAGALAQRLEAQVFVPAYRLAPEHQYPYALDDALGAYRYLLEQRQVDPSRLIVAGDSAGGGLALAMLLAARDRGWPLPAAIVTYSPWTDLAATGASLEENSDRCAMFAAVTIRRAAAFYLGEADPRSPYVSPLYGDFSGFPPMLVHASTDEVLRDDSVRLTEYARAVGVDVELRLWPRVPHVWQFFSGVLPEARESLADTQRFVRNHLRSRQP
- a CDS encoding sensor histidine kinase, which encodes MASPTQPLTIADEGLRLRRVTRILFAAVWIIPAVLASLQMTLVGDASGAHYGIGTALIWQGSTWLLWSLWSQLILTLVDRVKLDTARLLPWLTVHIVASALVCIIDVFVIAWLDHVFGAVGQVTSYAFTLRVVLVNHLDFQVVLYWAVLGAAYMVEFVRRYRERDRAATELEQKLARTQLEALRMQLNPHFLFNALNSVAELMEMDVREAQRTLTRVSDLLRLSLRSAGQPMIPVWQEIELVELYLQIARVRYGAGLEADITVDPSIVDDMVPSFLMQPLVENALKHGLAPGHRDQCIEVRVGRQGSTIEIVVQDNGKGLDGLLTTSGRFLAAVPSVDGLGIGLTNTRSRLTMLYGDRYAFRMSNLPTGGCRVEIRLPMEPR
- a CDS encoding response regulator produces the protein MTMNSCLTAALTNRARLQWMQDAIVPRTYPSEPYEHLTRAAARAIDVPMVLVSLVGDREQLARGVGGPLGDLTLCMTSPLSHSFCKHVVASQSVLRIPDARVHPLVCTNPSIDETGVVGYLGIPLTTSDGHTLGALCAITHTPREWTSFEEAILADLARVAVCEIELRAELGYQERRGRSSEGCAQAEGLPERTADILDHMLEGAAAIDREWRVSFMNEAGAAALCIDRDQVIGQDLWSVLPRMVHTPFESALRQAAVTHQSLEIEAMVPEAQRWFMMRVVPARHGLAVYFADITERRRALEALAVRETQLHQAQKMEAVGVLAGGIAHDFNNLLTVIRANCEMLMQRPGTVSASEPLLTEMHMATTRAAELTAQLLAFGRKQVMQPRVVDAGALIGSMASMLTRLLPQTVTLTTRCMPDLPAVVIDPGQLEQVLLNLTTNARDAMPDGGSITVRTGFVNLASMHRDQGVDIAPGRWVVLAVRDQGMGIAEDVLSRIFEPFFTTKPVGKGTGLGLSSAFGIVQEAHGHIAVETQLGKGTEFRIYLPAALSENGEEPSDIALPVTKTVERVLVVDDEQAVRAVVERVLASDGYELHVARDGGEALELFEAHNGAFDLILSDVVMPRTSGVELAGAVRRRAPGIPVLLMSGYGDVQAVQDELERGTALISKPFNASTLREAVRRALNDRDRTPRSSPPVRA
- a CDS encoding SIMPL domain-containing protein, which encodes MTSDASSRSATPIAAAILALGVLAGGFLIGNGFARMRTADRTVSVKGVSEREAQADLAIWPLRLVATDDDLARANASLERNVEQVRAFLKQHGLDSAGTEITMQEFSVQDGRTMGGYGNSARYVIRQTLVVRSTRVDVVQAASQRVPELVRNGVVLSSGQEYGGGGPTFVFTKLNDLKPAMIAEATARAREGAEQFAKDSKSSLSGIRTASQGVFEILPRDQAMGISEESQVVKRVRVVTTVVYGLDR